A window from Vulcanimicrobium alpinum encodes these proteins:
- a CDS encoding DDE-type integrase/transposase/recombinase, whose amino-acid sequence MTIDRPNQVSAADITYIPMERGFLYLFAVLDWATRRILAWKLSNTLRQTSASRRFARP is encoded by the coding sequence GTGACGATCGATCGCCCGAATCAGGTCTCGGCCGCCGACATCACCTACATCCCGATGGAGCGCGGGTTCCTATATCTCTTCGCGGTGCTCGATTGGGCGACGCGCCGCATTCTCGCGTGGAAGCTCTCGAACACACTTCGACAGACTTCTGCATCGAGGCGGTTCGCGAGGCCGTGA
- a CDS encoding IS3 family transposase: MAHRLQPSPTPHRARRLDAGRVHRASSHYPKLTVIRGLTSGATSLMRQMDRIHTDRPHMGARQLRDQLKRLGYRVGRRHVARLTRVM, translated from the coding sequence ATGGCGCATCGATTACAACCATCGCCGACCCCACACCGCGCTCGGCGGCTTGACGCCGGCCGAGTTCATCGAGCATCATCGCACTACCCCAAACTCACGGTTATCCGCGGCCTGACATCCGGGGCAACGTCACTCATGCGTCAGATGGATCGGATCCATACCGACCGTCCGCACATGGGCGCCCGGCAATTGCGCGACCAACTGAAGCGACTCGGGTATCGAGTTGGGCGCCGGCATGTTGCACGGCTCACGCGGGTCATGTGA
- a CDS encoding IS256 family transposase produces MADYDLTLSRDAIPALLDQPAALGKLVETILNQVLEAQMRDHLGAERYERCQEREGYRNGYRDRQLSTRVGSLVLRVPQTRDGSFSTDIFERYRRSEQAFVVGLMEMVVNGVSTRKVTRITEGLCGTSFSKSTVSRLAKALDEPVAGFLNRRLDAAYPFIIVDALFTKVRTDKSVVSKALLIASGIRADGYREILGLSIGDSESFATWNEFFRGLKARGLHGVDVAVSDNHSGLREAIAKQFVGATWQRCQFHVMKNLLDHAPKKERENVTAAARLIFLATDRKEAERRYAEFMARFAETAPKSCVCLEGAFEDMFAILPLPEKYRRRLRTSNMQERLNEEIRRREKVIRIFPNDAAAIRMVGALLSEQNDEWLSRAYFDMTEYFEWKATTVAKPAAVKRDRRAA; encoded by the coding sequence GTGGCCGATTACGATCTTACCCTATCCCGCGACGCGATTCCAGCGTTGCTCGATCAACCTGCGGCGCTCGGGAAGCTCGTCGAAACGATTTTGAACCAAGTGCTCGAGGCGCAGATGCGCGATCATCTGGGCGCCGAGCGGTACGAACGCTGTCAAGAACGGGAGGGCTATCGGAATGGGTATCGCGATCGACAGCTCTCGACCCGCGTCGGATCGCTGGTCCTGCGCGTGCCGCAAACGCGCGACGGCAGCTTCTCAACCGACATCTTTGAGCGTTATCGCCGCAGCGAACAAGCCTTTGTCGTGGGCCTGATGGAGATGGTCGTCAACGGCGTCTCGACGCGGAAGGTCACGCGGATAACCGAAGGTCTGTGTGGGACGTCGTTTTCGAAGTCGACGGTCAGTCGCCTCGCGAAGGCCCTTGACGAGCCGGTCGCGGGATTCTTGAATCGTCGGCTTGATGCGGCGTACCCGTTCATCATCGTTGACGCGCTCTTTACGAAGGTGCGCACCGACAAGAGCGTCGTCAGCAAAGCGCTCCTCATCGCGAGCGGCATTCGCGCTGACGGATACCGAGAAATCCTTGGTCTTTCGATCGGCGATTCGGAGAGCTTTGCGACGTGGAACGAGTTCTTTCGCGGCCTCAAAGCACGCGGCTTGCACGGCGTCGACGTTGCCGTCTCCGACAATCACTCGGGCTTACGCGAGGCGATCGCCAAGCAATTCGTCGGCGCGACATGGCAGCGCTGCCAGTTCCACGTGATGAAGAACTTGCTCGATCACGCGCCCAAGAAAGAACGCGAAAACGTAACCGCTGCAGCTCGGCTGATCTTTCTCGCAACTGATCGCAAAGAGGCCGAGCGTCGATATGCGGAATTCATGGCCCGCTTCGCAGAAACAGCGCCGAAGTCGTGCGTGTGCTTGGAAGGAGCGTTCGAAGACATGTTTGCGATCTTGCCGCTGCCGGAGAAATATCGTCGGCGACTGCGCACGAGCAACATGCAAGAGCGGCTCAATGAAGAGATTCGTCGCCGGGAGAAAGTCATTCGCATTTTCCCAAACGACGCCGCAGCGATTCGCATGGTCGGCGCGTTACTCTCCGAGCAAAACGACGAATGGTTAAGCCGAGCCTACTTCGACATGACCGAATACTTCGAATGGAAAGCAACGACGGTGGCCAAGCCGGCCGCCGTAAAACGAGACAGACGAGCAGCCTAA
- a CDS encoding ISL3 family transposase — protein MRDTEFIRGLLRVEDPWDVTESKLDLERNRVDVRLEWQGAGRCPKCDRECPKHDHRERVWRDLDLAGDQLFLHASVPRIDCPEHGVTTVAIPWSSGRTEFTSRFERLAIALLLEMSVAAVARRLGISWEQVDSIMLRAVERGKQRRLPRLVRHLGIDEKAVKKRHRYFTIVSDLDRGEVLWVGRGRKRESIDAFYDGLSHEQLHAIEGIAMDMWQPYFESTVAHVPDAARKIVFDKYHITAYLTKAVDLTRRAMMRDKTLDRTALKGTKYSWLRSFANLDRDERRDLSALRSQYKRLGRAWSMKEHFTEFWRYRRESAARRFFADWYRWATHSQLPEMISVARTLKRHFANIITYIRKPITNAAAESLNSKIQMIKFRARGYRNEGRFAAAILFHCGGLDLLPAHPKS, from the coding sequence ATGCGAGACACCGAATTCATCCGCGGGTTGCTGCGCGTCGAAGATCCTTGGGACGTGACCGAATCAAAGCTCGATCTCGAGCGAAATCGGGTCGATGTTCGGCTTGAATGGCAAGGCGCGGGTCGCTGTCCAAAATGCGATCGGGAGTGCCCCAAGCACGATCATCGCGAGCGCGTCTGGCGTGACCTCGATCTGGCCGGCGACCAACTTTTCTTGCACGCCTCCGTACCCCGGATCGATTGTCCCGAGCACGGCGTCACGACCGTTGCGATTCCCTGGTCAAGCGGTCGCACCGAGTTTACGTCGCGCTTCGAGCGTTTGGCGATCGCCCTCCTACTCGAGATGTCCGTCGCGGCGGTCGCGCGTCGCTTGGGCATCAGCTGGGAGCAAGTCGATTCCATTATGCTCCGGGCGGTCGAGCGCGGTAAGCAGCGGCGACTGCCACGTCTTGTGCGGCATCTCGGCATCGACGAGAAGGCCGTCAAAAAGCGGCATCGGTACTTCACGATCGTGTCCGACTTGGACCGCGGCGAGGTCCTGTGGGTCGGTCGCGGTCGCAAGCGCGAATCGATTGACGCTTTCTACGACGGCCTTTCGCACGAACAACTTCATGCCATTGAGGGCATCGCGATGGATATGTGGCAGCCGTACTTCGAGTCGACCGTAGCACACGTGCCCGATGCGGCACGGAAGATCGTCTTCGATAAGTACCACATCACGGCATATCTCACCAAAGCCGTCGATCTCACTCGTCGAGCGATGATGCGTGACAAGACGCTCGACCGAACGGCATTGAAAGGGACTAAGTATTCCTGGTTGCGCTCGTTTGCGAATCTCGACCGCGACGAACGACGTGATCTGAGCGCCTTGCGGAGCCAGTACAAACGCCTTGGCCGCGCGTGGTCGATGAAGGAGCACTTTACGGAGTTCTGGCGATATCGGCGTGAGTCCGCAGCGCGTCGTTTCTTTGCCGATTGGTACCGGTGGGCGACGCACTCTCAATTGCCCGAAATGATCAGCGTCGCGCGCACGCTCAAACGTCACTTTGCGAACATCATCACGTACATTCGCAAGCCGATCACCAATGCGGCAGCCGAGAGCCTCAACAGCAAGATCCAAATGATCAAATTCCGCGCGCGCGGCTATCGCAATGAGGGCCGATTTGCAGCGGCGATTCTATTCCACTGTGGTGGGCTCGACCTCTTGCCCGCCCACCCGAAGTCCTGA
- a CDS encoding IS5 family transposase, with translation MRTHDEQRASVWTTLQPEDTVPGDHPLRPMRVMVNEILRELSPEFSKLYSRRGRPSIAPEKLLRALLLQMFYSIRSEPMLLEQLRYNLLFRWFVGLSMDDKIWDPSTFSKNRDRFLNGEISERFFAAVVERARADELLSNEHFTVDGTLIEAWASHKSFRPKSDDEPPTSSGGRNEGVNFRGRPRSNETHVSSTDPDARLYRKSSGAPAILGYLGHALMENRNGLIVGVKTTRATGIAEREAALELIRGVSGSNRITLGADKAYDTKDFVEALRALNVTPHVAQNTTRRRSAIDRRTVRHPGYTVSQRRRKLIEESFGWGKTIGRLRKVHFRGLDLVGDIVRWTAAAYNLIRIRNLRAAT, from the coding sequence ATGCGGACTCATGATGAGCAGCGTGCATCCGTTTGGACGACGTTGCAGCCGGAAGACACCGTGCCCGGCGATCATCCGTTGCGCCCGATGCGCGTGATGGTCAACGAAATTCTGCGCGAACTCTCGCCGGAGTTTTCCAAGCTCTACTCCCGACGGGGCCGGCCATCGATCGCGCCGGAGAAGCTGCTGCGAGCCTTGCTGTTGCAAATGTTCTACTCGATCCGCAGCGAGCCGATGCTGCTGGAGCAGTTGCGTTACAATTTGCTCTTTCGTTGGTTCGTGGGCTTGAGCATGGACGACAAGATCTGGGACCCCTCGACGTTCAGCAAGAACCGCGATCGGTTCTTGAATGGCGAAATCTCCGAGCGGTTCTTCGCCGCCGTGGTCGAGCGGGCGCGTGCCGACGAACTGCTCTCGAACGAGCATTTCACCGTCGATGGGACGCTAATCGAGGCGTGGGCCAGCCACAAGAGCTTTCGGCCCAAGTCGGACGACGAACCGCCGACCTCGAGCGGCGGTCGCAACGAGGGCGTGAACTTTCGTGGCCGGCCGCGCAGCAACGAGACGCACGTCTCGAGTACCGATCCGGACGCGCGGTTGTACCGCAAGAGCAGCGGCGCGCCGGCGATTCTCGGCTATCTCGGACATGCTCTGATGGAGAATCGCAACGGCTTGATAGTCGGCGTGAAGACCACTCGCGCGACCGGGATCGCCGAACGCGAAGCAGCGCTGGAATTGATTCGCGGGGTCAGCGGAAGCAACCGAATCACGCTCGGTGCCGACAAGGCGTACGATACCAAAGACTTTGTCGAGGCGTTGCGAGCGCTCAACGTGACGCCGCACGTTGCTCAAAATACGACCCGTCGCCGCAGCGCGATCGACCGCCGAACCGTCCGCCATCCGGGCTACACGGTGAGTCAACGCAGGCGCAAGTTGATCGAGGAGAGCTTCGGGTGGGGCAAGACGATCGGCCGATTGCGCAAGGTGCATTTCCGCGGGCTTGATCTGGTCGGCGACATTGTGCGCTGGACGGCCGCGGCGTACAACTTGATCAGGATACGCAATCTGAGGGCCGCGACATGA